A segment of the Cutaneotrichosporon cavernicola HIS019 DNA, chromosome: 6 genome:
GCCATATCGAGGGCTATCCCGATCTCGTACAGTGCCGAGAGCTTGCCGAGactcgcccacgcccagTCGGGGTCCCAGATAAAGTATACGCTCGACACGCACGAAGGGAGGATGTCGATGACGGAGATGCCTACGAGATGCCCGTCGACGCGATAAAGGAGGTGATACGAGCCGTACTCGTGTGGTAGACCGGTCGCGTCTACTCCGTCCGTGTAGTGGACGGGTGTGTTCTGGTCTCAGCTGAAATCAAACATGCGTAAGCTCACGCCGAGTGGACTGTCGCAGAGGAATCTCTCAAAGCCTCGACGGCTGACCTTGCCCGGTTGGTCCTTGTGTATCGCAATCTGGTACCGCTCGTACAGGTTGTACGTCTCGTCCGTTGCGATAGCCGGTACGAGCTcgatctggtgtcagctgagGTGTCGGGGCTTTCAGCTCACGGAGAAACGGTGTGCCATACCGGAGACGTCGCGGCAGCGTCGCAGTTCAAGCCCCAGCTCGAACGGCTTGACCTTGCCTTTGCCGTTCTTAGGCTCTTCCCCGCTGATATAGCGGTTCCATCGGTTCAGGCTTGAGCGTTGCTGCCGCGACACCTTGAATTCGTCGACCCTCAACCGGATCGTGTATTGCGGGCAGCAGGTGCGCGCCATATCGGGGCTGACGTCAGGTCCAGTAAGCACTAGGGAAGGTGCGTACTGGTACGTGTACTCGCCGCTTCGTCTCCACCCGCGTTCAATGAGGCCCTGGTAgaactggtgtcagctcctCAGCCAAGGTCAGCTAACCTGCGGGCTCATCTGCTCGGTGATgactggcgtcagcggCGTGGACTGCCTCCACTTACACCCAAAGCTGCGTGAGCTGTTCCCGCTGCGGGCCCCTGGTGGGGAGCAGTACCCGCATGAATGAGCATCGTAGCCTATCGGCTGAAGGAGGGTAAGAGACATGGTGCGTGAAAGACAGGACAAGTGGCAAATGCACTGAAGAGCTGTGCGGGAGATTGATCGGATAcgggagtggaggttgatgtAGAGGGTagagggtggagggtggagggtggaggtctTGCGATCGGGTGCGATGGGCCCGCACCATCCCATTGACACCATACTCGACTGTGAGAGAATAATAACACAATCATGCTACGGTGAGACTCGGATCCTCAGTAGTTTGGAAGCGTACACGATGATGCATGATACAACACTATTCACACGACGGTTGTCTTTCTCTGCCATCTACACCTCGGGTTCCTCGTCTTTCGCTTTGGCGACCTGCGACATGCTCCACATCACGGTAGCGAAAACGAAGAGTGCGAGATTGGTGTTGTACGAATACACG
Coding sequences within it:
- the ATE1 gene encoding uncharacterized protein (Arginine-tRNA-protein transferase, N terminus) is translated as MSLTLLQPIGYDAHSCGYCSPPGARSGNSSRSFGFITEQMSPQFYQGLIERGWRRSGEYTYHPDMARTCCPQYTIRLRVDEFKVSRQQRSSLNRWNRYISGEEPKNGKGKVKPFELGLELRRCRDVSGMAHRFSIELVPAIATDETYNLYERYQIAIHKDQPGKVSRRGFERFLCDSPLGNTPVHYTDGVDATGLPHEYGSYHLLYRVDGHLVGISVIDILPSCVSSVYFIWDPDWAWASLGKLSALYEIGIALDMAAAGAEGMEWLYMGYWIATCQKMRYKGEYSPSFLLDPGTQEFHHLTPKLDQFLQVHSGYTPFKEVEAINDASVREEWEAQRKEDVNMAEPHEPRPKRADKLVMNGNDKPDGPDDSDSGSDSEESSEPNDYPSPPPPGFGDPNQFDFDELDSLFVFFNHSGKPAVLPYAEFRNNLTPIGRRMTKELVAALGPDMFASSPMELRTKALLHFG